The following DNA comes from Noviherbaspirillum sp. L7-7A.
TCGCTGGTATCGCGCCTGGCGCCGCCTGGCGGACGCGGCGCCGCGCTGGGCGTCTATAACACCTTGCAGGCTTTGGGCCTGTTCTGCGGCGGCGCCGCCGGCGGCTGGCTGACCCAGCATGCGAGCCGCTCCGCGGTCTTCATTCTGGGCTCGGGGCTGACCGTGGTGTGGCTTATAATTGCGTCCAATATGCAAAACCTGCCGCGGCGCGGCCCGAAACAGCAGCCAGCCGCCGTCTAAACAGTTAAGGAGAGTTATCCATGGCTTCGGTCAACAAGGTCATCATCGTTGGCAATCTCGGGCGCGACCCGGAGACCCGCTACATGCCCAGCGGCGACGCAATGACGTCGATCACCGTCGCAACCACCGACACCTGGAAGGACAAGGCCACCGGTGAAAAGAAGGAACAGACCGAGTGGCACCGCATCAGCTTCTTCGGCAAGCTCGCCGAGATCGCCGGCCAGTACCTGAAGAAGGGCAGCCAGGTCTATATCGAAGGCTCGCTGCGCACCCGCAAGTACACCGACAAGGATGGCGTCGAGAAATACGCAACCGACATCCGCGCCGACACCATGCAGATGCTGGGCAGCCGCCAGGGCATGGGCGGCGGCGCAGGCGCCGGCGGCGGCATGGATGACGGCGGCTATGGCAGCGCGCCGCCGGCACGCCAGAACGCCGGTGGCGGTAGTGGCGGTGGCGGTGGTGGCGGCGGCAGCCGTCCTGCGCCGCGCCCGGCGCCGAACTTTTCAGATATGGATGACGATATTCCGTTCTGAAGCAACGATTTTCCAGGCAGGCGTCCGACTGAAACCCCTGACCGGCATCGCAGCCGGTCAGGGGTTTTTAACATTGGGTCGTGCTACTACGGCCACCGGCGGCGCCAGCGCTCAGTGCAGGTTCTGATGCCGATCGAAGCGAAACCAGCCGGAGTGGCAGCACCGATGCCAGCTCGCTGGCGGCAGGCAGCATCCAGGCAACGCCTGTCAATGACGGCGCGGAAGGAGCATGCCTGGAAATGCTCGTCATCCATCGAGATGACAGGCGCATTTTCGATGTGCAATCCAGGACGGCAAGCCGCGTGCTGTGACGACCATGGCAGACCGCATCGGCTAACCCGGCCTGGCCCGGGATTCCAGACACTTGCGATCGATTGTCGTGGCTTTTTCCAACCCCATGCCGCCATCCATTCGGTCTACAATCCCGGTTCTGCGCACCGTCGAGTGCGGATGCCGGATGCATGTTCGTCACACAATAAAAAATGAAATCCCAGCAAAACAAGCATGGACGCCTGGCCAGCATTGCCGGCAGCAAGCCGGTGCTGGCGGTCGGGGCGCTGGCGCTGACCTATCTGGCGGGCGGCCTGTTCATCGTGCCGGCGCTGCTCAAGTGGCAGCTGCCCGAGCAGGCGCAGAGCCGGCTGGGCGCCACGCTGAGCCTGGGGCATGTCTATTTCAATCCGCTGACACTGACGCTCGAAATGGGCGATGTCAGCCTGCGCACGGTGCGCGAAGGCACATTGCTGGCCGCCGACAAGCTGCGCGCCGACTTTGAATTTTCCAGCCTGTTCCGCCGCGCCTGGACCTTTACCGACATCCAGCTCGAGCAGCCCAGCCTGCGCCTCGAATTCGACAAGGACGGCACGCTCAACCTGCAGCCGCTGCTGGCGGCGCTGAAGCAGCCCGACGCCAAGCCGGAACAGGCGCCGGCACGGCTGCTGGTGCGGCGCCTGGGCGTGAAGAACGGCCGGGTCGACGTGGCTGACCAGCGCCTGGAACAGCAGCTCATCGCCCGCATCAACCCCATCACGCTGGAGGCAACGAACATCGGCACGCTGTCGCCGGACAGCGGCAGCTGGCAGCTGTCGGCGCGCAGCGAGGCGGGCGAGGTGCTGCGCGCCGGCGGCACGCTCGGGCTGCAGCCGTTCTCGCTGAATGGCAACCTGGACCTGGCCGGCCTGCAGGCGGGCACCCTGGCGCGCGCGCTGCATACCCGGCTGCCGCTGGGGGATGTGGCAGGCACGCTGGGCCTGTCGGGCAAGTACAGCGCGGCCATCAGGGAGGGCGCGCTGCATGCGGCGCTGGACCAGGTCGAACTGACCCTGGCCGGCTTCGCCGCCATGGTGGATCGCCAGGCCATTGCGCTGGCGTCGGCCCGGCTGGCCTTGCCGCAGGCAAAGTGGTCGCCTGCGGCCCACGGCATGCAACTGACCCTGACCGAGCCCGCGCTGACGCTGGGCGCGGCCAGCCTGTCCAGCGGCGCCGACCGCCTGCAGTTGCCCGAGGCCAGCCTGGGCATGCGCCAACTCCTGGCCAGCGTGGGCGACGCCACCGCGCTGACGCTGGAAGGCGCCGCGTTCGCAGTGCCCCGTTTGCAATGGAAACAGGCCGGCGGCAGCATCGATGCCACCGCGCCATCGCTGAAAGTGGAACGGCTTGCGCTGCGCCTCTCAGGCGGTTCGATGGAGGCGCAGGCCGACAGCGCCGCGCTGTCAATGGCCAGCCTGGCGCAACAGGCTGCCGGCCAGACAGTGCGCACCGGCGCCGTCAGCCTGACTTCGCGCCAGATCCAGTCCCGCCGCAAGGAAGGCGACAGGGCGGGCTTGTCGGCGCAGATGCTGGCGGCCAGGCTGGATGCGGCCGGCGTTGCCGTCGGCGCAGCCGGACGTCCGGGCGCGCGCTACAGCCTGGCCCAGGGCAGCAGCGCGGCCGACACGCTGACCCTGTCCTTGCCCGGGTCCGGACCGGATGTCAGCGCCGACGGCCTGTCGGCAAGCCTGAAGAAGCTGGTGATCAGCGAGTCGCGCCAGGCTGGCGAACTGGCGCATGCGGACGATGTGCAGCTCCGGGGCGCAACAGTGCGGCTGGCCGAGCGACGCCTTGATCTCGGCAGCCTGGCGCTGGCCGGTGGCGCCGCCCAGGTGCGCTTCGACAAGGATGGCAGCCTGAACTGGACCGGACCGGCAACGCCCGCACCTGTGACTGACACGACCCGCCAGCCGGATCGGAAGTCCGCAGCCAAGTCCGCAAAGCCCACCAGGTCTGCCAAGCCAACCAAGCCTGCAGACTCAACCAAGCCTGCCGAGCCAACCAAATCTGCTAAACCAGCCAACTCTGCCGAGCCAACCACGTCCGCCAAGCCTACGCGACCCGGTGACGCGCCCGCCGCGGCACCGTGGCGGGTCACCGCCAGCAAGCTGGCCCTGCGCGAATTCAGTCTGGCCTATGCCGATGCCCGCCAGGAACCGCCGCTGGCGTTCAGGGTGGATGACATCGCCGCCACCATGAACGAGTTCGATACCGGCGCTGCCGGCCCGGCGCGGCTGCAGGCATCGGGCCGCAGCGGCGGCGGCACGCTGCAGGCGGAAGGAAGCATCGGCCTGTCCACCGGCGCCGGCGACCTCGGCATCCGCGCCGCCGGCCTGCCGCTGGCGATGCTGCAACCCTACCTGACCGAAGCGGCCCGGCTCGCGCTGACCGGCGGCACCCTGTCCGGCGCCGGCCGGCTGCGCTTTGGCGACGCGCAGGGCCCGAAGCTGAGCTACACCGGCACCGCATCGCTGGACAAGGTGGCGATCGAGGAAACCGCGCCGCGCCGGCATTTCATGTCCTGGGATGCGGTGGCCGCGAGCGACATGCGTCTGACGCTTTCGCCGAACCGGCTCGAGATTGGCCAGCTGCGCATCGCCGGCCCGGTGGGTGAGCTGATCATTGCCGAAGACCAGAGCGTGAACCTGGCCCGCGTGCTGAAGCGAAAGCCGGAAGCCGCCGGACAGGCCGCCGCGGCCAAAGGCGGGAGTGCGCCTGCCGCGCCGGGCCAGGAGGGCGACGCCTTCCCGGTGTCCATCGCCCGGCTGCGGGTCGAGCGCGGCGTGCTCACCTTTGCCGACTTCAGCCAGCAGCCGCAGTTCAGCACCCGCATGCACCATCTGCAGGGCGTGATGACCGGCCTGTCCAGCGCGCCGGGCAGCCGTGCCCGGCTGCAGTTCAATGCCGCCATCGCCGACTATGGCGATGCCCGCATCGAGGGCAGCATGAATCCGTTCAAGCCCGCCTATGCCACCGATGTGCGCATGAACTTCCGCAATGTCGACCTGTCCGCGCTCACGCCTTACGTGGTGCGCTTTGCCGGCTATCGCGTCAGCGCCGGCACGCTGTCGATGGACCTGCGCTACCAGGTCAGGGAGAACCGGCTGGTGGGGGACAACCGCTTCGTGCTCAACAAGGTGCAGCTGGGTGAAAAGGTCGACAGCCCGACCGCAATGGACCTGCCGCTGAAGCTGGCGCTGTCGCTGCTGGAAGACGAGAACGGCGTGATCAATATCGGCGTGCCTGTCACCGGCGACCTGCAGAATCCGCAGTTCAGCTTTGGCGCGGTGGCGCGCCGCGCCATCGGCAATGTGCTGCGCAGCGTGGTCACCGCGCCGTTTCGCGCGCTTGCCTCGCTGTTTGGCGGCAGCGGCGAGAAGCTCGACACCATCGACTTCGAGGCGGGCAGCGCGGAACTGGCGCCGCCCGAGCAGCAGAAGCTGGCCAAGCTGGGACAAGGCCTGGCGAAACGGCCCAATGTGCGGCTGCTGGTGCATCCCGCAGTCGACGCCGGGCAGGATGCGCAAGCGCTGAGGTCGGTGGAGGCGCGACGCCTGCTGCTGGCGCGCATGGGTGTGCGCCTGGCGCCGGGTGAGGATCCCGGTCCTATCGACACCGCCAGCGTCGCTGCGCAGAAAGCCATTTCTTCCCTATATGCCGAACGCTATCCCGGCCCGCTGCCCAAGCCGCCGGCCGACCAGACCGCCGACGCCTGGTATGGGCAATTGCTGGACAAGGTGATTGCCGCGCAGCCGCTGCTACAGGATGCGCTGGCGCGGTTGAGCCAGGCGCGCGGCGACGCGGTACGGCGGCAGCTCGAAGAAGCGGCGCTGCCGGCGCAGCGGGTGGCGCTGGGTGGAGCCGAAGCATCATCGGGCGGCACGGCGACCCGGCTGGAACTTGCGCCGCTCTAGCAGGTGACCCGGTTGAAATGGCGTAGGGTGTAATACCCCGAAGGGGCATTACACCGATCCACCGGTCGTCGCACACGGCAAGGCATGATCTTCGTCCGTTATTCAACCGCCATGGCGGAATGCCCTTCGGGTATTCCGCCCTACAAGAGCTGGCGCCGCTGTAGCAGGTGACCCGGTTGGAATGGCGTAAGGTGTAATACCCCGAAGGGGCATTACACCGATCCACCGGTCGTTGCGTACGGCAAGGCGCGATTTTCGCCTGTCATTCAATCCGTCGCGAACCGGCGCGGCAGGCCGGGGCTTTCCTGCTCAAGAAACCAGCCCAGCGCCCGCTGCGCGATTTCGGGCGGCACCACATGTCCGCCCGCGAACTCTACATATGTCACCGGATACCCTTCCTGTTCCAGGCGCGGCACGATGCGCCGGCTGCAGATCGCCACTGGCAGCACGTCATCGGCATCGCCATGGGAAATGAACACATGCGGCAGGCCGCGGCTGGCCAGCGGCAGGATGAAACCCGGCGAAAAGGCGATCACGTGGGAAAACAGGTCGCCGTTGTCCATGCCCAGCGACAGCGCATAGGAAGCGCCATCGGAAAAGCCGCCAACGGCGAGGCGGCCGGTGTCGAT
Coding sequences within:
- the ssb gene encoding single-stranded DNA-binding protein; amino-acid sequence: MASVNKVIIVGNLGRDPETRYMPSGDAMTSITVATTDTWKDKATGEKKEQTEWHRISFFGKLAEIAGQYLKKGSQVYIEGSLRTRKYTDKDGVEKYATDIRADTMQMLGSRQGMGGGAGAGGGMDDGGYGSAPPARQNAGGGSGGGGGGGGSRPAPRPAPNFSDMDDDIPF
- a CDS encoding phospholipase; the protein is MPADSHLHSRPKSITHTAPTGLQALPDASGRDSYLYVPHSYRPERPAPMALLLHGAGGHALHGLDLLREHADAAGLILLAPASRDSTWDLIARHYYGADVELIERSLAMVFADYAIDTGRLAVGGFSDGASYALSLGMDNGDLFSHVIAFSPGFILPLASRGLPHVFISHGDADDVLPVAICSRRIVPRLEQEGYPVTYVEFAGGHVVPPEIAQRALGWFLEQESPGLPRRFATD
- a CDS encoding DUF748 domain-containing protein, producing MKSQQNKHGRLASIAGSKPVLAVGALALTYLAGGLFIVPALLKWQLPEQAQSRLGATLSLGHVYFNPLTLTLEMGDVSLRTVREGTLLAADKLRADFEFSSLFRRAWTFTDIQLEQPSLRLEFDKDGTLNLQPLLAALKQPDAKPEQAPARLLVRRLGVKNGRVDVADQRLEQQLIARINPITLEATNIGTLSPDSGSWQLSARSEAGEVLRAGGTLGLQPFSLNGNLDLAGLQAGTLARALHTRLPLGDVAGTLGLSGKYSAAIREGALHAALDQVELTLAGFAAMVDRQAIALASARLALPQAKWSPAAHGMQLTLTEPALTLGAASLSSGADRLQLPEASLGMRQLLASVGDATALTLEGAAFAVPRLQWKQAGGSIDATAPSLKVERLALRLSGGSMEAQADSAALSMASLAQQAAGQTVRTGAVSLTSRQIQSRRKEGDRAGLSAQMLAARLDAAGVAVGAAGRPGARYSLAQGSSAADTLTLSLPGSGPDVSADGLSASLKKLVISESRQAGELAHADDVQLRGATVRLAERRLDLGSLALAGGAAQVRFDKDGSLNWTGPATPAPVTDTTRQPDRKSAAKSAKPTRSAKPTKPADSTKPAEPTKSAKPANSAEPTTSAKPTRPGDAPAAAPWRVTASKLALREFSLAYADARQEPPLAFRVDDIAATMNEFDTGAAGPARLQASGRSGGGTLQAEGSIGLSTGAGDLGIRAAGLPLAMLQPYLTEAARLALTGGTLSGAGRLRFGDAQGPKLSYTGTASLDKVAIEETAPRRHFMSWDAVAASDMRLTLSPNRLEIGQLRIAGPVGELIIAEDQSVNLARVLKRKPEAAGQAAAAKGGSAPAAPGQEGDAFPVSIARLRVERGVLTFADFSQQPQFSTRMHHLQGVMTGLSSAPGSRARLQFNAAIADYGDARIEGSMNPFKPAYATDVRMNFRNVDLSALTPYVVRFAGYRVSAGTLSMDLRYQVRENRLVGDNRFVLNKVQLGEKVDSPTAMDLPLKLALSLLEDENGVINIGVPVTGDLQNPQFSFGAVARRAIGNVLRSVVTAPFRALASLFGGSGEKLDTIDFEAGSAELAPPEQQKLAKLGQGLAKRPNVRLLVHPAVDAGQDAQALRSVEARRLLLARMGVRLAPGEDPGPIDTASVAAQKAISSLYAERYPGPLPKPPADQTADAWYGQLLDKVIAAQPLLQDALARLSQARGDAVRRQLEEAALPAQRVALGGAEASSGGTATRLELAPL